A genome region from Diorhabda carinulata isolate Delta chromosome 2, icDioCari1.1, whole genome shotgun sequence includes the following:
- the LOC130904085 gene encoding succinate--CoA ligase [ADP-forming] subunit beta, mitochondrial-like isoform X2 produces MLRSAILAESVLKNGSKVLGSVPNARWQPQQQQQRNLNVHEHISYTLLKNADITVPNFGVAKTKEEAKKIAESLNTKDLVLKAQVLAGGRGKGSFKNGLKGGVRMVYSPEEAEDICGKMLGQYLVTKQTGEKGRICNAVMVAERKFPRKEFYFAVMMERAFNGPVIIASSQGGVNIEEVAAENPDAILYEPIDVMKGLTKEQAEKVAVKVGLESQKAKTADMLLRMYDLFVKKDALLIEINPYAEDAGEKYFSLDAKFRFDDNAQFRQKELFSLRDWTQEDEKEVAAAKFDLNYIALDGNIGCMVNGAGLAMATMDIISLHGGSPANFLDVGGGATAQAVKEAFKIITADPKVHAILVNIFGGIMRCDVIAEGIIAAAKELSLKMPIICRLQGTNVDDAKVLIAASGLKILPVDNLDEAARLAVKLSNIVSLARDAKLDINFEMPL; encoded by the exons ATGTTGAGGTCTGCGATTTTAGCTGAAAGCGTCTTAAAAAATGGTTCCAAG GTCCTTGGTTCCGTACCAAATGCTCGTTGGCAACCTCAGCAACAACAACAGAGAAATTTAAATGTCCATGAACACATCAGTTACACATTACTCAAAAATGCAGATATTACTGTTCCTAATTTTGGTGTAGCAAAAACTAAAGAAGAAGCCAAGAAAATTGCAGAAAGTCTCAACACAAAGGATCTTGTATTGAAAGCACAAGTTCTAGCTGGTGGTCGCGGTAAAGGAAGCTTCAAAAATGGACTTAAGGGTGGTGTCAGGATGGTGTATTC ACCTGAGGAAGCTGAAGACATTTGTGGTAAAATGTTGGGACAATATCTAGTCACCAAACAAACTGGTGAAAAAGGGAGGATATGCAATGCTGTTATGGTAGCAGAAAGGAAGTTCCCTAGGAAAGAGTTTTATTTCGCAGTCATGATGGAACGTGCATTCAAT ggACCAGTTATAATAGCTTCATCCCAGGGTGGTGTAAACATAGAAGAAGTGGCTGCAGAAAACCCAGATGCAATTCTCTATGAACCTATTGATGTTATGAAAGGTCTGACCAAAGAACAAGCAGAAAAAGTAGCTGTCAAAGTTGGTTTAGAGTCACAAAAGGCGAAAACTGCTGATATGCTTTTGAGAATGTATGATTTGTTTGTGAAAAAGGATGCCCTTCTTATTGAAATCAATCCCTATGCTGAAGATGCTGGAGAAAAAT ATTTTTCTTTGGACGCTAAATTCCGCTTCGACGACAACGCCCAGTTTCGACAAAAAGAACTTTTCAGCCTAAGAGATTGGACGCAAGAAGATGAAAAAGAAGTAGCCGCCGCCAAATTCGATTTGAACTATATCGCTTTAGACGGAAACATTGGATGTATGGTAAATGGTGCGGGTCTCGCCATGGCCACTATGGACATTATTTCTCTTCACGGAGGTTCTCCGGCCAACTTTTTGGACGTTGGCGGTGGCGCTACGGCTCAAGCGGTAAAAGAAGCTTTTAAAATCATTACAGCCGATCCCAAAGTACACGCTATTCTAGTCAACATTTTTGGAG GTATCATGAGATGTGATGTTATAGCTGAAGGTATTATAGCCGCGGCTAAAGAGCTAAGTCTAAAAATGCCAATAATCTGTAGATTACAAGGTACCAACGTAGACGATGCTAAGGTTTTAATCGCGGCGTCAGGTTTAAAAATACTTCCTGTAGATAATTTGGATGAAGCTGCGAGGTTAGCTGTGAAGCTGTCGAATATAGTCAGCTTGGCACGTGATGCCAAATTAGATATTAATTTCGAAATGCCACTCTAA
- the LOC130904085 gene encoding succinate--CoA ligase [ADP-forming] subunit beta, mitochondrial-like isoform X1 → MLRSAILAESVLKNGSKVLGSVPNARWQPQQQQQRNLNVHEHISYTLLKNADITVPNFGVAKTKEEAKKIAESLNTKDLVLKAQVLAGGRGKGSFKNGLKGGVRMVYSPEEAEDICGKMLGQYLVTKQTGEKGRICNAVMVAERKFPRKEFYFAVMMERAFNGPVIIASSQGGVNIEEVAAENPDAILYEPIDVMKGLTKEQAEKVAVKVGLESQKAKTADMLLRMYDLFVKKDALLIEINPYAEDAGEKYFSLDAKFRFDDNAQFRQKELFSLRDWTQEDEKEVAAAKFDLNYIALDGNIGCMVNGAGLAMATMDIISLHGGSPANFLDVGGGATAQAVKEAFKIITADPKVHAILVNIFGGNQSHKVFTNSIMLVFSGIMRCDVIAEGIIAAAKELSLKMPIICRLQGTNVDDAKVLIAASGLKILPVDNLDEAARLAVKLSNIVSLARDAKLDINFEMPL, encoded by the exons ATGTTGAGGTCTGCGATTTTAGCTGAAAGCGTCTTAAAAAATGGTTCCAAG GTCCTTGGTTCCGTACCAAATGCTCGTTGGCAACCTCAGCAACAACAACAGAGAAATTTAAATGTCCATGAACACATCAGTTACACATTACTCAAAAATGCAGATATTACTGTTCCTAATTTTGGTGTAGCAAAAACTAAAGAAGAAGCCAAGAAAATTGCAGAAAGTCTCAACACAAAGGATCTTGTATTGAAAGCACAAGTTCTAGCTGGTGGTCGCGGTAAAGGAAGCTTCAAAAATGGACTTAAGGGTGGTGTCAGGATGGTGTATTC ACCTGAGGAAGCTGAAGACATTTGTGGTAAAATGTTGGGACAATATCTAGTCACCAAACAAACTGGTGAAAAAGGGAGGATATGCAATGCTGTTATGGTAGCAGAAAGGAAGTTCCCTAGGAAAGAGTTTTATTTCGCAGTCATGATGGAACGTGCATTCAAT ggACCAGTTATAATAGCTTCATCCCAGGGTGGTGTAAACATAGAAGAAGTGGCTGCAGAAAACCCAGATGCAATTCTCTATGAACCTATTGATGTTATGAAAGGTCTGACCAAAGAACAAGCAGAAAAAGTAGCTGTCAAAGTTGGTTTAGAGTCACAAAAGGCGAAAACTGCTGATATGCTTTTGAGAATGTATGATTTGTTTGTGAAAAAGGATGCCCTTCTTATTGAAATCAATCCCTATGCTGAAGATGCTGGAGAAAAAT ATTTTTCTTTGGACGCTAAATTCCGCTTCGACGACAACGCCCAGTTTCGACAAAAAGAACTTTTCAGCCTAAGAGATTGGACGCAAGAAGATGAAAAAGAAGTAGCCGCCGCCAAATTCGATTTGAACTATATCGCTTTAGACGGAAACATTGGATGTATGGTAAATGGTGCGGGTCTCGCCATGGCCACTATGGACATTATTTCTCTTCACGGAGGTTCTCCGGCCAACTTTTTGGACGTTGGCGGTGGCGCTACGGCTCAAGCGGTAAAAGAAGCTTTTAAAATCATTACAGCCGATCCCAAAGTACACGCTATTCTAGTCAACATTTTTGGAGGTAATCAATCACATAAAGTATTTACAAATAGCATTATGTTGGTTTTTTCAGGTATCATGAGATGTGATGTTATAGCTGAAGGTATTATAGCCGCGGCTAAAGAGCTAAGTCTAAAAATGCCAATAATCTGTAGATTACAAGGTACCAACGTAGACGATGCTAAGGTTTTAATCGCGGCGTCAGGTTTAAAAATACTTCCTGTAGATAATTTGGATGAAGCTGCGAGGTTAGCTGTGAAGCTGTCGAATATAGTCAGCTTGGCACGTGATGCCAAATTAGATATTAATTTCGAAATGCCACTCTAA
- the LOC130904086 gene encoding reticulocalbin-2 isoform X1, with the protein MNFIYPIICYLFLMLTNKIYAGVMHSHTNEVNKERETDGAYSPRDHSHYSDEGDHYTEFDHEAILGSHKEAEEFDHLSPEESKRRLAILLKKMDLDDDNQIGRNELKAWIIRSFKMLSEEEAKDRMEDADENNDGIVTWQEYLADTYGIDSSENTIDIGSENEHLIQDDKNMWKAADINNDGVLDANEWVSFSHPEEHPNMLPIILEQTLKDKDKDEDGAINFQEYIGTRGNDISKDDLIAEKAKFDDLLDKNKDGKLEGNEILSWIVPSNDEIAQEEVDHLFAHSDDNHDDILSFEEILDHHDTFVGSEATDYGDHLHNIHHFDDEL; encoded by the exons atgaattttatatatccaataatttgttatttatttcttatgttaactaataaaatttatgcTGGAGTAATGCATAGTCATACTAATGAAGTAAATAAGGAAAGGGAAACAGACGGAGCTTACAGCCCAAGAGACCATAGTCATTATTCAGATGAAGGAGATCATTATACAGAATTTGATCATGAAGCTATATTAGGTAGTCACAAAGAAGCTGAAGAATTTGATCATTTATCCCCGGAAGAATCGAAAAGACGATTAGCCATTCTTCTTAAGAAAATGGATCTTGATGATGATAATCAAATTGGTAGAAACGAATTGAAAGCTTGGATTATACGCTCTTTTAA AATGCTTTCAGAGGAAGAAGCCAAAGATAGGATGGAAGACGCAGATGAAAATAACGATGGTATAGTCACTTGGCAAGAATATTTAGCTGATACATATGGGATAGACAGTTCCGAAAATACTATTGATATTGGGAGTGAAAATGAACAT TTGATTCAAGATGATAAAAATATGTGGAAAGCAGCAGATATCAATAATGACGGTGTTCTTGATGCTAATGAATGGGTATCATTTTCTCACCCAGAAGAACATCCCAACATGCTACCTATAATTTTAGAACAAACTTTGAAGGACAAAGATAAGGATGAAGATGGTGCAATCAACTTCCAAGAATATATAGGAACAAGAGGAAATGATATTAGTAAAGATGATTTAATTGCAGAAAAAGCTAAATTTGATGATTTGTTGGATAAGAATAAAGATGGAAAGTTAGaaggaaatgaaatattatcttGGATAGTACCTAGTAATGA tGAAATAGCTCAAGAAGAAGTAGACCATTTATTTGCTCACAGTGATGACAATCACGATGATATACTGAGCTTTGAGGAAATCCTTGATCATCATGACACATTTGTTGGTAGTGAAGCAACGGATTATGGTGATCATTTACATAATATTCATCATTTTGATGATGAATTGTGA
- the LOC130904086 gene encoding calumenin-A isoform X2, with protein sequence MNFIYPIICYLFLMLTNKIYAGVMHSHTNEVNKERETDGAYSPRDHSHYSDEGDHYTEFDHEAILGSHKEAEEFDHLSPEESKRRLAILLKKMDLDDDNQIGRNELKAWIIRSFKMLSEEEAKDRMEDADENNDGIVTWQEYLADTYGIDSSENTIDIGSENEHLIQDDKNMWKAADINNDGVLDANEWVSFSHPEEHPNMLPIILEQTLKDKDKDEDGAINFQEYIGTRGNDISKDDLIAEKAKFDDLLDKNKDGKLEGNEILSWIVPSNE encoded by the exons atgaattttatatatccaataatttgttatttatttcttatgttaactaataaaatttatgcTGGAGTAATGCATAGTCATACTAATGAAGTAAATAAGGAAAGGGAAACAGACGGAGCTTACAGCCCAAGAGACCATAGTCATTATTCAGATGAAGGAGATCATTATACAGAATTTGATCATGAAGCTATATTAGGTAGTCACAAAGAAGCTGAAGAATTTGATCATTTATCCCCGGAAGAATCGAAAAGACGATTAGCCATTCTTCTTAAGAAAATGGATCTTGATGATGATAATCAAATTGGTAGAAACGAATTGAAAGCTTGGATTATACGCTCTTTTAA AATGCTTTCAGAGGAAGAAGCCAAAGATAGGATGGAAGACGCAGATGAAAATAACGATGGTATAGTCACTTGGCAAGAATATTTAGCTGATACATATGGGATAGACAGTTCCGAAAATACTATTGATATTGGGAGTGAAAATGAACAT TTGATTCAAGATGATAAAAATATGTGGAAAGCAGCAGATATCAATAATGACGGTGTTCTTGATGCTAATGAATGGGTATCATTTTCTCACCCAGAAGAACATCCCAACATGCTACCTATAATTTTAGAACAAACTTTGAAGGACAAAGATAAGGATGAAGATGGTGCAATCAACTTCCAAGAATATATAGGAACAAGAGGAAATGATATTAGTAAAGATGATTTAATTGCAGAAAAAGCTAAATTTGATGATTTGTTGGATAAGAATAAAGATGGAAAGTTAGaaggaaatgaaatattatcttGGATAGTACCTAGTAATGA atga
- the LOC130903661 gene encoding actin-related protein 2/3 complex subunit 5-C → MAKNTSSSAFRKIDVDQYSEDNFKEDDTDAGASVGPDENEVNSLLQKGKQLDALKVVLNNAPLGIKNQQIKENAFNLAFKVLIAIKPSQIEEVVNSLDADSLDTLMKYVYKGFEYPSEGSSGHLLLWHEKIYNIAGVGCIVRVLSDTRRI, encoded by the exons ATGGCTAAAAATACATCCAGTTCGGCTTTCAGAAAAATTGATGTTGATCAATACTCCGAAGATAATTTTAAAGAAGATGACACTGACGCCGGAGCGTCAGTTGGTCCAGATGAAAATGAAGTTAATAGTTTACTTCAAAAA GGAAAACAGTTGGATGCATTGAAGGTTGTTCTAAATAATGCCCCATTAGGTATAAAAAATCAGCAAATAAAA GAAAATGCTTTCAACTTAGCTTTTAAAGTTCTGATAGCAATAAAACCATCTCAAATAGAAGAAGTAGTTAATTCTCTAGATGCAGATTCACTAGATACTTTAATGAAATATGTATACAAGGGATTTGAATATCCTTCAGAGGGAAGTAGTGGACATTTATTATTGTGGCACGAGAAGATTTATAATATAGCAGGTGTGGGATGCATAGTGAGAGTATTATCAGATACAAGAAGGATATGA
- the LOC130904144 gene encoding 60S ribosomal protein L35 codes for MVKVKCSDLRTKDKKELTKQLDELKMELTNLRVAKVTGGAPSKLSKIHVVRKAIARVYIVMHQKQKENLRKLYKNKKYKPLDLRPKKTRAIRRALSKHEQRIKTPKEIRKRSAFPPRKFALKA; via the exons ATG gTTAAAGTTAAGTGCTCAGACCTTCGGACAAAGGATAAAAAAGAGCTAACAAAACAGCTCGATGAATTGAAAATGGAACTTACCAACCTTAGGGTTGCGAAAGTTACTGGTGGAGCCCCATctaaactttcaaaaat CCATGTAGTAAGAAAAGCTATAGCTAGGGTATACATTGTTATGCACCAAAAGCAAAAAGAAAACTTGAGAAagttatacaaaaacaaaaaatataagcCTTTAGATCTTAGACCCAAGAAGACCCGTGCTATTCGTCGGGCTTTGTCTAAACATGAACAAAGGATCAAGACTCCAAAAGAAATCCGTAAGCGCTCTGCATTCCCCCCAAGGAAGTTTGCATTGAAAGCTTAG
- the LOC130904143 gene encoding calcium load-activated calcium channel — translation MWADTLLIVFISICTAFLGEGLTWVMVYRTEKYQKLKTEVEKQSKKLEKRKEIHGDSLDKHHKKKIEREEERLKNNNRDLSFVKMKSMFAIGFAFTALLSMFNSIFDGRVVARLPFLPITWIQGLSHRNLPGEDYYDCSFIFLYILCTMSIRQNIQKLLGFAPSRAASKQGNGLFGPTAGQFK, via the exons atgtggGCAGATACccttttaatagtttttatttcaatatgcACAGCCTTTCTTGGTGAAGGCTTAACATGGGTGATGGTATATCgtactgaaaaatatcaaaagttaAAAACTGAAGTAGAAAAGCAAAGCAAAAAAT tgGAGAAAAGGAAAGAAATTCATGGAGATTCATTAGATAAACACCACAAAAAGAAAATCGAAAGGGAAGAAGAGAgattaaagaataataatagGGATCTATCATTTGTAAAAATGAAATCTATGTTTGCAATAGGTTTCGCATTTACGGCGTTATTAAGTATGTTTAATAGCAT aTTTGATGGCAGAGTTGTTGCGAGGCTACCTTTCCTTCCAATAACTTGGATACAAGGATTAAGTCATAGGAACCTTCCTGGAGAAGATTACTATGAttgttcatttatatttttatatattttatgtactaTGTCTATAAGacagaatatacaaaaattgctTGGATTCGCCCCATCCAGAGCTGCATCAAAACAAGGAAACGGCCTCTTTGGACCAACTGCTGGACagtttaaataa
- the LOC130903606 gene encoding E3 ubiquitin-protein ligase MARCHF8 translates to MPQQFIKVKENPGTIQKSEFNNPIKSQDWESNSNLSNSVGDICRICHCEADADNPLLSPCYCSGSLKYVHQTCLRQWLAASDTRSCELCKFNFILHTKIKPFSEWRILEMTSVERRRLLCAILFHFVAAVCVIWSLFVLIDRAAEEVRKGLIAWPFWTKLVVVSVGSTGGVVFMYIQCRQYLHLFSRWKAHNRIILVQNAPEKPTAPPPSPYFQKSVGHHVPTQIVTVAEYNQPSSITNSNLQNEMQMCYVFEDECKVKCCRKSASSIQKADVHVEDLCDTSRNDTSLHKSPDISRNNILALDIECPSSSKKKYSLQNSLKTDIVKNRSCVFKSLPNLSTSSENLLL, encoded by the exons atgcccCAGCAATTTATCAAAGTAAAAGAAAATCCTGGTACGATTCAAAAATCAGAATTTAATAATCCTATAAAGAGTCAAGATTGggaatcaaattcaaatttatctaaTTCAGTTGGAGATATATGCAGGATTTGTCACTGCGAGGCAGATGCAGATAATCCTTTGTTGTCTCCCTGCTACTGCTCTGGAAGTTTGAAATATGTGCACCAAACTTGTTTGCGGCAATGGTTAGCTGCTTCCGATACAAGATCATGCGAACTgtgtaaatttaatttcattctaCATACCAAAATCAAACCATTTTCAGAa TGGCGTATTTTGGAGATGACAAGTGTTGAAAGAAGAAGACTACTCTGTGCCattcttttccattttgttgCTGCTGTTTGCGTAATATGgtctttatttgttttaatagatAGAGCAGCTGAAGAAGTAAGAAAAGGACTGATAG caTGGCCTTTTTGGACTAAACTAGTGGTTGTATCAGTAGGATCAACGGGAGGTgttgtatttatgtatatacaaTGTAGGCAGTACTTACACTTGTTTTCTAGATGGAAAGCGCACAATCG gaTAATCCTCGTACAAAATGCTCCTGAGAAGCCAACTGCGCCTCCCCCTTCACCGTACTTTCAAAAAAGTGTTGGCCACCATGTTCCAACTCAAATAGTGACTGTTGCTGAATATAATCAACCTTCGTCTATTACGaattcaaatttacaaaatgaaatGCAAATGTGTTATGTTTTCGAGGATGAATGTAAG GTGAAATGTTGCAGAAAAAGTGCTTCTTCGATTCAAAAAGCTGATGTCCACGTAGAAGATTTATGTGACACATCACGAAATGATACCAGCTTACACAAATCACCTGATATAtctagaaataatatattagcGTTAGATATCGAGTGCCCTTCTAGTAGcaaaaagaaatattctttacaaaattctttaaaGACTGATATAGTGAAAAATAGGAGCTGTGTTTTTAAGTCTTTGCCTAACTTAAGTACGAGTAGTGAAAATTTActgttgtaa